The following DNA comes from candidate division TA06 bacterium.
CGGGCCTCCTGCCACTTTAACAGCCTCTCCCCGCTTGAACGGTATCTCCGAGGAGACTGTCCCCCTTTCAGTCTCAACTGCCGTAAGAACGCGTTTGACCTCCCCATCCTTCAGGGCCTGCGGCTTCAGTTTGGTGCCTAGAAAACCCATCACGCCGGGAGTGGTGCTGACCAGTCTCAGTGTTTCCTCCTCCATTTCCATCTCGATCAGTATGTAGCCGGGATAAAGCTGTCTTTCAACGATGTGCCTCTTGCCGCCCCTTATCCTGGAGACATTCTCAGTGGGAATCAGTATCTGCCCAAATTTATCCGAAAGGCTGGAAGACTTTATCTCTTCA
Coding sequences within:
- the nusG gene encoding transcription termination/antitermination factor NusG; its protein translation is MDSEKTETGSEEKGTGSEKKEIGPEKKETGSEVTETSSENLSWFIVHTLSGSEKKVKRLLAEEIKSSSLSDKFGQILIPTENVSRIRGGKRHIVERQLYPGYILIEMEMEEETLRLVSTTPGVMGFLGTKLKPQALKDGEVKRVLTAVETERGTVSSEIPFKRGEAVKVAGGPFTDFTGVVEDLYPSRGKLKVMVTIFGRATPVELDFTQVKPI